The DNA region GGGTAACATAGTTGATGCTACGGGGTCCCCCGTGGCAAACGCCTTGGTGAGCATAGGGACGTTCTGGACCAACTCGGATAGTAGAGGTTCTTTCTACCTCGACATCCCGGTCGGCCAATATCCGCTGAAGGTCGTTCACAGGGACTACCCCGAGAAGACCAGGCAAATATCCGTCAACGCACCGACCACCTTGAACATCACCCTTGGGAGGTGACATGACCGACACGAAGCTGGAGACCATCAAGAACATCATCCACGATAGGGTCCTTTCCATACCCGATGTCTCCAGCGTGTACTATGACGAGGAGGAGCAGGTCGTCATCATCACCGTGGACAGCGAGGATGACGAGCCACGGATCAGGGCGATGCTCCCTGCCAACCTGGGGGGTTATCGTCTAGAGTTCAAGGTGATGAAGACACCGGTCTTGTTCAGCAGGACGATGGAGTATCGACCCCTGGTAGGGGGGGTGAGCATCGGCCATCACCTGACCTCGGCTGGCACCAATGCGGTTCTGTGCTACGATCGGAAGACCGGGGCACCCCTGGTGCTCTCGAACGTCCACGTTCTCACGCCGATACTCAGCACGGGAAGTTTCGGTGCCCGGGGAGATCCCATCTCTCAGCCCGGGGTGCTAGACACGGACGGGGTGGTCAGGAAGGCGGGCGAGCTTCTCAGGTGGGTGCAACCGGTCAACGGGCAGATGTACGCGGACGCGGCGATAGCCAATCCAGTCGTGGAGGTCAGCGATCTAATCCTTGCGGACGATGACGATTACTGGCAGGTCAAAGGGGTAGCTAAAGCCGAACGTGGCATGAAGGTCAAGAAGTCAGGGAGAACAACCGGAACGACCTTTGGGGAGATTGTCGCCACCGATATGGACACCAAAGCCGCTGACTGGCAGGGCAATACGATATGGCAGCTCCTCAATCAGATTAGGGTGGACATATCCATCGAGGGCGGGGACTCTGGGTCGTTGTTGCTGACTGATGACAATAAGGCGGTGGGGTTGATATGGGGCGGAAATCAGAATCTGGGGATAGCGTCGCCGATAGGGTACGTGATGTCTGCGCTGGACATCGGGATCACTTCCCAGGAGGAACAACCGCCCGAGGAGATACCCGAGCAACCGCCGGTGGAGCAGAACTGGTATCTATGGGGGGCCATCGGTGGTCTGGGTGTTGCGGCCTTCCTAATTCCGGTGGTCAAGAACATCAGGTTCTGAGTTGTCTAAGCCTACTTGAGATGGTGCCACCAGTTGAGTAAGGCCGGTAGGGCCATGCCGACGACAATACCGCCTATGATGACGTAGGCAAGCACCTTGTTGGTCTCATAGGTATCTCCTACCGCCATCATCCTGGCCCCTCTTACGGCGGGGGCAGGTTCTCCATACAGGGCGTAGTGTCTCTCCTGGCGTTCCATCTTGGTTCTCGGTTGTCCATACGGCATATCATATCACCTTCCATACCTCATCACGACCGTCGTCAGGGCCACCCCCACCACGGCGAATAAGAGGAGTGCCCGCAATTGGTGGTCCGGCTCGGGCGGCACCGGGGGCTCCTCCTCGTAAACCGTGAAGTATGTGTCCGCCTGAGAGCCTGCGAATTGAACCATCGTTTATCACTCCCTCGCTACGATTGTCATTGGTGCAGAGGTCACCGTGGCCATCTCGATCGTCTCGAATACGGCCAGCACCTCCCAAGTACCTATCAGGTCGGGGACGAATGAAAGGGTATAGTAACCATTACTGCCCGATACCGCGTCCCCCAGGAAGGAGTCAAAATCCTCCCCTCCAGGCTCCTTGGCGAAGATGGACACGGTCCCCGAGAACCCGGTATTGGTGTCGAGTCGCGTGAGGGTCCCGAACACTTTGACCGTATCGCCGACCTCTACCAAGGGCTTGTCCACCCCGATGGTGAGGGCCGTTGGGACAACCCCCGCGCCTATTTCCAGGGTGTCGGTGAGCCTGGTCTCAGCGTGGACCAGATCGCCAGCGTAGTCGAATACAACCCAGTAGTAACCTTCTTCCAGGGGTGCAACGCTCCTCGAACTCGAGAACATGTCCGCTCTGGAAGTAATCAGACCGGACCAGAGCGGCCTGCCGGTTTGATCCAATATGTTAGCGGAGATCTGTGCCCCATCGAGGACCGACGCTCCGTCGTCNNNNNNNNNNNNNNNNNNNNNNNNNNNNNNNNNNNNNNNNNNNNNNNNNNNNNNNNNNNNNNNNNNNNNNNNNNNNNNNNNNNNNNNNNNNNNNNNNNNNCAACGCTCCTCGAACTCGAGAACATGTCCGCTCTGGAAGTAATCAGACCGGACCAGAGCGGCCTGCCGGTTTGATCCAATATGTTAGCGGAGATCTGTGCCCCATCGAGGACCGACGCTCCGTCGTCCGTCCGTACCTGGGCGGCCAGCTCGAACCGCTTGCCAGCGACTGGAAAGGCCGGGTCCGTATCCCAAACGATGCTGGTGGGTTTCTTTACGGCTGTGACCTCGAACGTCGTCGAGGCCTGAGATCCTGCGAATTGAACCATTTAACCAACCTGTGGAAATTAAGTACGAACTGATTATTTATGTCTTTAGCGAGCCTACAAGGTCGGGCAAAATTCATATAACTGCAGGGTCATAAATCGTTTTGAGTACCATGGTTAACATGAGAAAATTGCCCGTCGAAATGATCGGACAGATGGCTGCCGGAGTAGGTGGCGTCATGGGTGGTGAGTGGGTGAAATCCGAGTCGCAGAGACGAGGATACACCTGGTTCAGCCCTGACCCGAGGGTCTCGGGGCGTTACCTGACGATGATTGCCGGGACCGGCGTGGCTCTCGGTGGGATAATCGGGTATATGACCATGAAGAACGCAAACCAGAGATATGGCAGCTCGTTGATCGCCTTCGGTGGCAGCGGGATGTTTGCCAACGGCCTGAACGACCTCATCATGAACCCAGTGCCAGCGACTTCGGTCAGGGCGGTTCCCACCGCGACAGTACGTAGTACTCCAGCTGTTTCTCCACGGGAGAAAGAGACGGTCATAGCCATCCAGTAAGCCCGCTATCTGACGATAGAGATACTGCGCTCCCGGTCCTCGAGAGCCTTACGTAGAGTCATCTCTATTACCCGGCTACGGCTGATGTCAAGTCGGCGGGCCTCTTCCTCTATTTTTTCCAACACCTCCTCGTCAATTGTATGACTCACCTTTAGCCGGGTCATATGAAACAAAGTAGTATGAAGTGGTATAAAGCTTTTATACTTACCCCCGGCATCAAAATCTCGAGACCCATGATAGTCCAAAAAGACGTCAGCGGAATCATGAGCGAGGCCCTTAGATGGGCCAAGCAGAAAGGCGTAGGTGCCAGGGAACTTGTCCCAGCGGAGAACGAGAAGGTGGCTTTGACCATCAACAGGATACTGAAGTATTCCTACCCCCAGAGGGAGGTCAGAGATCTCTTCGAGGACCACCTGGGCGAGATCGTTGCTGCGGCCTGCGTGGCAAAGGAGCAGATGAACGGGCAGAACATCGACGGTGAGATGCCCGAACCGGGGAAGATCGGGGGACCCATACCCATCAGGGCGGGATACCTCGGTCTCGGAGACGACTGGACCGACATCATCGGTATCACCGGTGGGACGCCGTACTTCACCCCAGGTGAAGCGGACAACTGGATCCACTCAGGCACGACCCTGCTAGGTGGATCGGCTGGCAACGCCGTGAAGATCGGCAAGAACGCCGTGCACCTGGTGTTGGGGATTGGATCGCTGCACGAGGCTCCCAAGCTCGAGGCCGTGAAGTTCGAGTACAACGCCGCCGAGAGACCCGCTCTCTACACGGGCTGGTCCTTCGAGCACCCGAGAGGCGTGGCGCTCAAGGAGCTTGAGAAGCCCCTAATGCTTGTCCACGGGGACACGCTGAAGGCACAGATATTCTTCTCGAGCGCCTATGCGAACACGGTCACCCAGATCGTGGACTACCCACAGCTGATCGGAGTCTCCTTCATCAAGGAGGCACAGCTCAGGCTACTCGACCCGGCAGACCTGGATGGTACTGTACAAGACGTGATACTAACCACGTAGGAGTGATGGTTTAAATGGCCGACTCGGAGACCGTAATCGGAAGACTTGACGATGGAAGGCTGATGGTGAAGTTCTCTTCAGCAGCGCCTTCCTCTTACAGCCAGACAGACGAGGTCCAGATAACCATCACCAAGCTCGGGCGTGTGGAAGAGGTAGTGAGTCTTGACGCCAGTCAGGGCTATGACGCGAGGAAGGCGAACGTTGCCATCACCGGCAACAAGATCGTGTTCCCGCTCTACTACCAGTACTACGCCTGCCCCGTGGTTTGTGCCACCGGATGGGAGGTCACGACCGGACGTGACGTCTCGGACGTGACCGTGTACGGTGTCGTCATAGGACGCTGAAGCTCAAAACCCTCCTCCTTTCTATTTTTTTGCACCTCTGACGACTCCCGCGACTGAAGTTCTAAGGCTTCATCTGAATCTTTATATGCGGTTAATTGCAGTATCGACCTTAGATGTACTACTTTATCCTACTATTCAGGAGGCGGGCTTGATGGACGAAGAACCGAAACCTACCGATGGCTTTCCGCCGCTGAGCATCGTGCACAAGCATGACGGGAAGATCGACTTCCATGCCACCCTGAGGTACGGGGATCCCGATGACACCGGCGAGAGGACGGTGGTGCTCGAGTGTCGCTGCTTCAAGGGGGAGGTGGAGCTACTCGACCGGGGCGGGAGGAGCCTGTCAACGGAGATGGCAGTACTCAAGCACGAGGACAGCTCCCTCGTCACATTCCGAGAGAAGGTCAAGCGCGCCCAACGGTCGTTCCTCGATCGGAAGCGGGTACTCCCGACGTGCATAGCCGAGCTGGCTACTCTCCCCGAGGAGAGATGCGGGATAGCGACCTACACCGGTTGGTTATCGGAGGCGCTGGACGAGCACTACCCGACCCGCACGTACAGGGACATCGACTCGGGGGTCCCGGAGAACGCCCTGATCCATGCGCAGGTCGAGTTCGGGATATTCCCCGACCCGGAGATGCTGCACTCGAAGAAGTATCTTGACAACTACAAGTTGGCAACCTGGCACACCGTTCTGAAGAACCCCCACCAACACCAACAGGAGTACGTGTACGAGATCGATGACCACTATGACGCCCACATAGTCCATACCGTGCTCCAGAAGCTTTGGCTATCACGCTTCGTGAAGAAGCCGATCTACTTGATACCCCACGGGACACTCATGTGGGACCCCATCGACAAGAGGGAGGCCAGGAGGAGGTTGGGCATCGACCCGGAGGAGAGAGTCGCCTTCTGCTACGGCTTTGCGGCGGAGAGCAAGGGCTTCGACGAGGTCCTGAGGTTCGCCAGCCAGGTGTTCCTCCCCAAGTTCAGGCTCTACGTCTCGGGCGGGGTGCACGGGATAATCGAAGAGCACACCAAGAAGGAGATCAAGAGGCTCCAGAAGTTCACTGGGGAGAAGGCGGTGCTGCTCGGGCGGTGGCTGACGGAGGAGGAGACCGACCTCTGGGTCTCCGCCGCCGACATCCTGGTGTTCAACTACCGCACCCCGGACTTCATCGCCTCGGCGTCGGGGGCGATGCACCGGGTGCTCGCGTCGGGGAAGCCCATCGTATGCGTGGACGACAACCGCCTCGAGGAGCTGGTGAACGGGCAGCATTGCATCAAGTTCCCGCCCGGGGACGAGGAGGAGTTCGTGGCCGCCGTGGAGCTCATCCTCGAGGACGAGGAGATCGCCAGGAAGCTGGGGGACAACTGCCGTCTGCTGGCGGAGAACACCTCCTGGAAGCGCATCGCAGAGAGGCACATGGAGGTCTTCGGCAAGGTGGTCGGCGAGGCCTACGACGCATCCTGGTACGACGAGAGCTACTTCGTCGGCTCTGACGGGGGCAAGGTATTCACGGAGGGGGGGGAAGTGAAGAGGTGGTCGTACTACAACCCCGTCGGGGAATGGCTCGGCTGCGCCCCGATCATGAAGGCCATCAAGGAGCTGATGGACCCTTCCACCGTACTGGATGCCGGGTGTGGGAGGGGGACATTCTGCGTTTACGGCAGGGACGAGGGCATGGAATGTATCGGCGTGGACTTCAGCGAGTGGGCCGTATCCAACCCGTACCCAGGGGCGGTGTCGCTCATCCGGCTCGGCGACGTGCGGGACCTTGAGTTCCAGGATCGTTCCTTCGACCTCGTGTTCGCGTCCGATCTGATGGAGCACATCTACATGGAAGACCTCGACCAGGTCGTCTCGGAGCTTCGCAGGGTCGCCGATAGGTATATCTTCTTCAACATAGGAGGGACGACCGACGGAGAAGAGATGATCATTTCCAAAGGCGAGCTTCCCCGGAAGGACAGGGTCGGAACCTCGATTGCCGGGCACGTCACGGTCAAGAGTTGCGACTGGTGGCGGGAGAGGTTGGGCTCCGAGAGCTGGAGGCTGAGGGAGGACCTGGTGCGCGCCTTCCGTGAGAGGGTACCCGCCGAGGTACTGGCCAACTGGAACTGCGTGCTCATCTACGAGAGGAGTGATTGAAGTGAGAGTCAGCGTGGTGATACCGACCATCAGGAAGTTCGGGCTGCTCGAGTTTGAGCTTCCCTCCCTCGCCAATCAGACGATGAACAAGGGCGATTACGAGATCGTGCTGGTGGATGACTACCACGGGAGGGAGGGGGAGGTCAAGGACTTCTGCCGGGACGTCGGGCTGAGGCTCAGGTACACCCGGTCGAAGCCCGCATCATGGAGGACCAACGCCCCCATCGGGAACGCCAGGAACACCGGCCTGATCTTGGCGGACGGGGAGCTGGTGGTGTTCATAGACGACTTCACCTGGGTGCCCCCGAGGTTCCTCGAGACGCACTATAACTTCTGGAAGGATACCGGGATGTGCCTGATAGCCCCGGCCAAGGCGGTGGAGGAGATCTATCGCTACAGGGGGGTGGAGCTTACGGATAAGGAGCGGGAGACATACGAGCGGTGGGGGGACGACGGGGACATGGGCAGGTACGAGATGGACAACTGCCCAGGAGGCTGGTTGTACACGTGCAACGCGTCCGCACCGCTGGAGAAGATTGTCGAGGTCAATGGGTTCTGGGAGATCGCCGATTGTACCCGCGAGGAGGACGTTCTGATGGGACTCGCCCTTGAGAGGGCGGGGGTGAGGTTCGCCTTCAGGAAGGATCCCAACGCGACGGTGCAGCACCTGAAGCACGACCTTCCCCACCTGGACCACGTGCCTGGGAAGTACAAGAAGATCGATTACGAGGACTTGGGCTGGCAGGAGGGGAGGTGGCAGGACCGGGATGTGAAGGGCCTGATCGGTCCCGGCAAATGTGGTCTTGACACCCCGGAGGACTACATTCAGCTCATAACCAGGGACGTGTTCGACACGCAGTTCCCCGGGTCGTGGGCGCTGATAGAGAGGTTCAAGGACAACCCCGATCTCCGCTTCAACGAGGAGATCGGATTCGACCTGGGCGAGATGCGGAGGCGGAGGATGGAGAAGGCGATCAGGGGGGAGGCGATGAGATGGTAGGTCTTGAGGAGTACGGTGAGATGGAAGAGATAGTGGTGAGAATGGGCAACGACTGCGGAAATAGCGTGGGAGGTATTTTCCTGGACGGGGAACTGTTCATGCTCTACTCCTGGACGAATGAGAGCAAGCACCGTGAGGAGTTTCTAGAACGGACCTACGAGAGGCTGAAATCGAGGTATGGTGGGAGGTGGAAGAGCATCGGGAATGCGGTGATAGGTACGATCACGGCGAACCGAGAGACCCTGGAGAAGTACCTGCTCCAGGAGTACCAGAGGCACGATCGCCCTAATAAGTCGAGGAACAACGACCCACCGCACAACCCTGTCTGCCGGGGGGTGTGTCCGTGAAGATATGTCTCGTATCCACCGAGATCACCCCCACCCCGCCGGTAGGGTTCTGGGGAGGGGTGGAGAGCGTGGTCTGGGACCTGGCCAACGAGCTTGACCGCATGGGACACGAGGTCGTGCTGGTAGGGAGACCGGGTAGCGTTTCCCCTGGGCGTCTTATCACCACCTTCGAGGATGGCGAGATCGAGGACATCTATGCCGAGCACTTCAAGCATTACAAAGGTCTGATAGGGGACTGTGACGTCGTCCATGACCATTCCCACGGCCACAAGGCCCACAAGGTCCATCCCAGAGTCGTCCACACGATGCATTGGTACCAGCACCCCGCCGCCGCCGATTTCGTGAATATCTGCGCCATCTCCGAGACGCAGAGGCGCTGGTTGAACGCCCGCATGAAGGAGTACGGGCGGAATGAGGATGTGCGCATGGTGCATCACGGCATAGACGCGAAGCGGTTCAGATACCGGGAGGAAAAAGACGATTACTATCTCTTCTTCTCGGCCATTGCCACATATAAAGGTGCGCTGGTCGCCTATCGGATCGCCAAGGAGATCGGGGTCAAGATGATATTCGCCGGGAAAGCGGGTGATGCCGATGGTGTCATCATCGGCGATAGCTCGCCCAACATCATCCACGAGGGGCAGGTGAGTAACGAACGCAGGGCTGAGCTGATGAGCGGTGCGAAGGCCCTCATCTTCCCTACCGGGGGCTTCGGAGAGTCGGATTGGGTGGAGGCCCTAGGCGCAGTTCAATTAGAAGCGCTGGCTTCCGGCACCCCGGTGATCTCCTCGGACAACGGTGCCTGCCCAGAGATCGTCGAGGAGGGGAGGACTGGTTTCATCTGTCATTCATACGAAGAGATGAAGCGCGTCGTCAAGGAAGGTTGGGCGGACACCATCGACCCCAGGGTGTGCAGGATGGTGACCGTCGATGGCAGGTTCAGCAGCAGGCGCATGGCTATGGAGTACCTCAACATTTACGACGAAGTTTAGGAAAACTCAATGTAAAAACCCTTTAGTATCGATGGGGCCCAGAGCAGAGGCCGTTTACTGCCCCCTATCACGTGCGCTTCTACGACTTGGAGCTGCTCGAGGCGCACCTCGGCACCGCCTTCGCTCCGGGGCGCTTCACCATCAGGAAGATCGAGGGCGGCGGGTGGAGCTTCTTCGTCGCCGAGTGCTGGAAGTGAAAGCACCTTTTCGATGCCCTTAAATACCGAAGACCCGGAAGCCCCACATTTTCAACCCTTTAAATATCCCCTCGAAAGGGCGCCTTCAACGTCTTTAAGTATTTGAATATCCATTTCTCGCACAGAGTTCCCACCTTCCGTCTCTGTAGTTTACTCTGCAGACACGGAAGGGTCAGATAAATTCTGAGACCTCATCATAACTGGGAACGGTAACGGCCATTTCCATCGGTGTCGGCTCTCCTGTACCTCTAAATATGATGTTTATCCTATGCGTTCCGCCTACGAGAGGAGAATAATCATATTGAAATTTTCCAGTAAAGGGGGTGTCCATTGTAGTCACTGTGGCTATTAACATTGTCTCTCCAGTATCAATAGTATCATATAATTCGATTGGCACTCCAGGAAGGCCGATAAGCGCCTGGTATCCCTGGTATCTAAGGTTTCCATCGATTCTTTTCTTTCCTCCCCAGTCGATGACCCGCACATTTTGTATGAATGTAGGAAGCCTATTCGGCTCCACTTGCGGTTCGCCGACCCAATTTCGCCCATTACGGATGCAATCTGTTATGTTTGGTATAGGAATGACAACGGGGATATAGTGGGCCATCGTCTCGTCAGATTGTTCGTATAGCGTCCATATACCTCCACCAGATGTCGCATCTAGCCAATACCATATGCCATTTTCAGCTTTTACTTCAGTCCATGCATGTCCGAACAGGGGAGTACCATCTGCTTTGACGAGTACTCCAGAGACACAATATGTTTCATAGCCGAGAGCCAATAACATGGATGAGACCAGGAAAGCGGAATCTTCGCAATCCCCAGAACGGATTTGCATTGTCAGCAATGGGTCTTGCCAATAATCATTAATTCCCCACACGTCAGAATCATATTTAAATTCGATATTATCCTTCACCCATGTGACTATTTTGCCGAAGGTATGTCCACCGAAAGAATTATCCCTGATATATTGGGCGGCATTGGCCACATCGTTTGGTCGATAATACTCATTGTAATATGCATCTGGAAGACTGCCATATCCTTCACCTCTCTTACCGCAGGTACTTATTTCCACCATGCATTGTATATCATCTCGAAAAAGTATTAATATATTCCTTGAGAGCGAGATCGGCAATTGAAACAATTGAAACTTCAGAATCGAGGGCGGTACTCGATGCCTTGAGAGCAGGCTAGAGGGCGGAGGTAGGGGTCAGCGACGTAGAACATTTCAACATCTCTATGCAAAACCTGCTTCCAAATCTCAGACCGGGCGGTTCTAATCTCGTTCATAATCTCTGGCGACTCGAGCCCAGCGGTCTCGAGTATTTTCCCTATCACGGACTCGATGATGTGAAAGAAGTGATAGATGCCGAACTGTTTCGCACCCGTGATACCGTACAGGTGAGGTCTTTCTTGGATGTCTTTGTGGAGCGCCTCGTGCAGTATGATCCTCGCTATCGCCCTGCTCGAGATGCGCTCGATGAGTGTTCCGGCCAGTACGACCACACTCTTGCTCATGTTCTCGGTGACGATCATCGCATGGATACCGTTCCAATCGGGATGACGCGGTGGTTTCAGAACGAAGATGCCGCCCTCCACCACCGAGTAGATTTCCGGGAGGAGGGCCCTCGCCATGATCGCCCCTCTCATGCAATCCTTGTTCTGACGGCACGATTCAAAGGTCCCGATGTAGTCCTCCAGAACCCTGTCGAGGTCGTAGGGCATCTCCTCCTTCGCCTCCTTCCATGTGAGACCCTCCTCGTCCATCGCCCACTCGATATAGAATCGCTCGACCTCATCTCTACACCGCCCGAGATCCATGCCCTCACCCCCTACTCGGAGTTCTTCATGAGCTCGCTCAGGATATAGATACCGGCACCGGCCGCTATCGCGGCACCCCCGAGGAGGAGGACGACACCCTGCCACTGCGCTTTCTGGGGGCATTGACCGATCTCGATCCACTTGTATTCGCCCTCAGGCGTCAGCGCGCACTCGCAGGCGTCGATGACCGTACCGTCAGGGCAGGTGTACTTGAAGATCTCGCCGACGTTCTCTGGCCCGCAGACCTTCACCAGGTCCTTGCAGTATTGTTCCATCTCCGGTGGCCTTTCCCCCCAGATGATGTGATCGATCTTGCTGAGGATGAGCCAGGAGATGATTCCAGCGGCGACGAGCACCGCGATGACGCCTGCCACAACCACGGCGATCGGTGGTGATCCCGCGGCGTAGACATAGGCCTCGACCTTGTACTGCTCGACCACCGAGTGTCCGAAGGAGTTCAGGAGGGAGCGCTTCTCCGCCTTGATGCGCAGCAGCTCCCAATCTTGATCCCGGTACTCGTCCTCCATCAGCCTGCGCATGGATGGGTAGTCGCCTATCACGCCGAAGTAGCTCCGCCATTGCAGGGTGACCTTCTCGGCGTCACCGTAGTACTCCTCGTGGCCTGGGTAGTAGCGGTCCTCGACCAGCTGGAAGGGCTCGTATCTTCCTTCGATCTCGAAGGGCACCTTGTCGGATACGGAGGGCGCAAGGGTGGTTGTCTCCGCCCCGAACCCCACCGTGGCCCCCGCGAAGCGGAAGATGATATAGAAGTTGCCGTACACGGGCGGGGGCTCGGTGAAATCATCCGGGGAGATATAGAACCATGCTTTGAAATCCTGGAGTGCCTGCGTATTGGAGGTTCCCTCCCAGACGAGGAACTCGCCCAGCTCGTCGAAGACCGCGGGGTCGTCCTTGACCCAATATACCTCGATATTTATCGGAGCCTGATCGACGTACTTCTTATCCCACTCATCGAAGAGCTTGCAGGCCACGTCGATCCGCT from Dehalococcoidales bacterium includes:
- a CDS encoding glycosyltransferase — its product is MKICLVSTEITPTPPVGFWGGVESVVWDLANELDRMGHEVVLVGRPGSVSPGRLITTFEDGEIEDIYAEHFKHYKGLIGDCDVVHDHSHGHKAHKVHPRVVHTMHWYQHPAAADFVNICAISETQRRWLNARMKEYGRNEDVRMVHHGIDAKRFRYREEKDDYYLFFSAIATYKGALVAYRIAKEIGVKMIFAGKAGDADGVIIGDSSPNIIHEGQVSNERRAELMSGAKALIFPTGGFGESDWVEALGAVQLEALASGTPVISSDNGACPEIVEEGRTGFICHSYEEMKRVVKEGWADTIDPRVCRMVTVDGRFSSRRMAMEYLNIYDEV
- a CDS encoding carboxypeptidase-like regulatory domain-containing protein — protein: MVRITGNIVDATGSPVANALVSIGTFWTNSDSRGSFYLDIPVGQYPLKVVHRDYPEKTRQISVNAPTTLNITLGR
- a CDS encoding methyltransferase domain-containing protein, producing MDEEPKPTDGFPPLSIVHKHDGKIDFHATLRYGDPDDTGERTVVLECRCFKGEVELLDRGGRSLSTEMAVLKHEDSSLVTFREKVKRAQRSFLDRKRVLPTCIAELATLPEERCGIATYTGWLSEALDEHYPTRTYRDIDSGVPENALIHAQVEFGIFPDPEMLHSKKYLDNYKLATWHTVLKNPHQHQQEYVYEIDDHYDAHIVHTVLQKLWLSRFVKKPIYLIPHGTLMWDPIDKREARRRLGIDPEERVAFCYGFAAESKGFDEVLRFASQVFLPKFRLYVSGGVHGIIEEHTKKEIKRLQKFTGEKAVLLGRWLTEEETDLWVSAADILVFNYRTPDFIASASGAMHRVLASGKPIVCVDDNRLEELVNGQHCIKFPPGDEEEFVAAVELILEDEEIARKLGDNCRLLAENTSWKRIAERHMEVFGKVVGEAYDASWYDESYFVGSDGGKVFTEGGEVKRWSYYNPVGEWLGCAPIMKAIKELMDPSTVLDAGCGRGTFCVYGRDEGMECIGVDFSEWAVSNPYPGAVSLIRLGDVRDLEFQDRSFDLVFASDLMEHIYMEDLDQVVSELRRVADRYIFFNIGGTTDGEEMIISKGELPRKDRVGTSIAGHVTVKSCDWWRERLGSESWRLREDLVRAFRERVPAEVLANWNCVLIYERSD
- a CDS encoding glycosyltransferase family A protein; protein product: MRVSVVIPTIRKFGLLEFELPSLANQTMNKGDYEIVLVDDYHGREGEVKDFCRDVGLRLRYTRSKPASWRTNAPIGNARNTGLILADGELVVFIDDFTWVPPRFLETHYNFWKDTGMCLIAPAKAVEEIYRYRGVELTDKERETYERWGDDGDMGRYEMDNCPGGWLYTCNASAPLEKIVEVNGFWEIADCTREEDVLMGLALERAGVRFAFRKDPNATVQHLKHDLPHLDHVPGKYKKIDYEDLGWQEGRWQDRDVKGLIGPGKCGLDTPEDYIQLITRDVFDTQFPGSWALIERFKDNPDLRFNEEIGFDLGEMRRRRMEKAIRGEAMRW
- a CDS encoding ribbon-helix-helix protein, CopG family; its protein translation is MTRLKVSHTIDEEVLEKIEEEARRLDISRSRVIEMTLRKALEDRERSISIVR
- a CDS encoding transglutaminase-like domain-containing protein, whose protein sequence is MVEISTCGKRGEGYGSLPDAYYNEYYRPNDVANAAQYIRDNSFGGHTFGKIVTWVKDNIEFKYDSDVWGINDYWQDPLLTMQIRSGDCEDSAFLVSSMLLALGYETYCVSGVLVKADGTPLFGHAWTEVKAENGIWYWLDATSGGGIWTLYEQSDETMAHYIPVVIPIPNITDCIRNGRNWVGEPQVEPNRLPTFIQNVRVIDWGGKKRIDGNLRYQGYQALIGLPGVPIELYDTIDTGETMLIATVTTMDTPFTGKFQYDYSPLVGGTHRINIIFRGTGEPTPMEMAVTVPSYDEVSEFI